A portion of the Juglans microcarpa x Juglans regia isolate MS1-56 chromosome 1D, Jm3101_v1.0, whole genome shotgun sequence genome contains these proteins:
- the LOC121261963 gene encoding uncharacterized protein LOC121261963 — translation MKSWSRALAALTFALSLLSLLWPGGAKGANRQLTKGSSFSGSSSQALKDLQGDRTNPYKQVDSCFRKIPPSTSNPIQNKSNPPSTG, via the exons ATGAAGTCCTGGTCTAGAGCACTGGCTGCTCTCACTTTTGCACTTTCACTGCTATCGTTATTGTGGCCTGGTGGAGCTAAAGGAGCCAACCGCCAGCTAACAAAAGGATCTTCCTTCTCGGGATCATCCTCTCAGGCTCTCAAAGATTTGCAAGGGGACAGGACGAATCCTTATAAGCAGGTGGACTCATGCTTTCGGAAGATACCTCCATCAACTTCGAATCCCATACAGAACAA GTCCAATCCTCCATCTACCGGCTGA
- the LOC121258852 gene encoding pectinesterase-like has translation MFCSSSLYAKPFALSNRYKKMTQIKELLTGKLQISHNYISVVKRKKKLFLALSVTTLLLVAAIVGLAAGVHSRGKNSSNSELSASAHAIVKSSCSSTLYPDLCYSALASVPGASAKLSSQKDVIEASLNITTEAVEHNFFTVKKLIKTRKDLTKREKIALHDCLETIDDTLDELHQAVEDLHEYPTKKSLSLHADDLKTLISSAITNQETCLDGFSHDEADKHVRKVLLAGQVHVEHMCSNALAMIKNMTDTDIANEGKTTSRKLKEEVDGFKWPEWLSAADRRLLQSSSLTPDAVVAADGSGDYKTVSAAVAAAPDNSKTRYVIRIKAGVYRENVEVSKKKKNIMFLGDGRTTTIITASRNVVDGSTTFTSATVAAVGERFLARGITFQNTAGPSKHQAVALRVGSDLSAFYQCDMLAYQDTLYVHSNRQFFVNCLVAGTVDFIFGNAAVVFQDCDIHARRPNSGQKNMVTAQGRTDPNQNTGIIIQKSRIGATSDLEQVKSNFRTYLGRPWKEYSRTVIMQSSISDVIDPAGWHIWDGTFALDTLFYGEYQNTGAGAGTSKRVTWKGYKVITSASEAGAYTPGSFLAGSSWLGSTGFPYSLGL, from the exons ATGTTTTGTAGTAGTTCTCTATACGCCAAACCATTCGCTCTATCCAACCGATATAAGAAAATGACGCAGATCAAGGAACTCTTGACAGGGAAACTTCAAATATCCCACAACTACATTTCAGTCgtcaaaagaaagaagaagctCTTCTTGGCTCTTTCGGTAACCACCTTATTACTTGTTGCTGCTATTGTTGGCCTTGCAGCCGGAGTTCATTCCCGCGGCAAGAACTCCAGCAACAGCGAACTCTCCGCCTCCGCCCATGCCATAGTTAAAAGCTCATGTAGCAGCACTTTGTACCCTGACTTATGCTACTCAGCTCTTGCCTCTGTCCCCGGAGCCAGCGCTAAATTGTCCAGCCAAAAGGACGTCATAGAAGCGTCCCTGAACATCACAACTGAAGCTGTTGAACACAACTTCTTCACCGTGAAGAAGCTGATCAAAACCAGAAAGGATCTCACCAAGCGTGAAAAGATCGCTCTCCATGATTGCCTGGAGACCATCGATGATACCCTGGATGAGCTTCACCAGGCAGTGGAAGATCTCCACGAGTACCCAACCAAGAAATCATTGTCCCTACATGCAGATGACCTCAAAACCTTGATTAGCTCTGCAATAACCAACCAAGAGACTTGCCTAGACGGATTTTCGCACGATGAAGCAGATAAACACGTCCGGAAGGTGTTGCTGGCTGGTCAGGTCCATGTAGAACATATGTGTAGCAATGCGCTGGCCATGATCAAGAACATGACCGATACTGATATAGCCAATGAGGGGAAGACCACGAGTCGGAAACTCAAAGAGGAAGTTGATGGATTCAAGTGGCCGGAATGGTTGTCGGCGGCGGACAGGAGACTTTTGCAATCGTCTTCCTTGACACCTGACGCGGTGGTGGCTGCAGATGGTAGCGGCGACTACAAGACTGTTTCTGCTGCTGTGGCGGCCGCACCGGATAATAGTAAAACAAGGTACGTGATTAGGATCAAGGCGGGTGTTTACAGGGAAAACGTGGAAGtttcaaagaagaagaagaatatcatGTTTCTGGGAGATGGGAGAACCACCACCATCATCACAGCAAGTAGGAATGTGGTTGATGGAAGCACGACCTTCACCTCTGCCACAGTAG CTGCGGTTGGTGAACGATTCCTAGCCAGgggcataactttccaaaacacaGCGGGTCCCTCAAAGCACCAAGCTGTAGCTCTCCGCGTAGGGTCCGACCTCTCGGCATTTTACCAATGCGACATGCTTGCGTACCAAGACACCCTTTACGTACACTCGAACCGCCAATTCTTCGTGAACTGCCTAGTGGCAGGAACCGTCGATTTTATATTCGGCAATGCCGCGGTGGTGTTCCAAGACTGTGACATCCATGCACGACGCCCAAACTCGGGACAAAAGAACATGGTCACAGCACAAGGCCGAACGGACCCTAACCAAAACACCGGGATTATAATCCAAAAAAGCAGGATTGGAGCCACCAGCGATTTGGAACAAGTGAAGAGCAACTTCCGGACATATCTTGGGAGGCCATGGAAGGAATACTCAAGGACAGTGATCATGCAGTCATCGATAAGCGATGTAATTGATCCTGCTGGATGGCACATTTGGGACGGGACTTTCGCGCTGGACACATTGTTCTATGGGGAGTATCAGAACACCGGGGCTGGTGCAGGAACCTCAAAGAGGGTGACCTGGAAGGGGTACAAGGTGATAACAAGCGCTTCCGAGGCCGGAGCTTACACTCCGGGCAGCTTCCTTGCCGGCAGTAGTTGGTTGGGTTCCACTGGCTTTCCCTATTCTCTTGGTTTGTAA
- the LOC121258960 gene encoding pectinesterase 3, translating to MDSIESFKGYGKVDELEEQAFRKRTRRRLIILVISSVVLLTVIIGAVAGTLIHKRNSSPSSNSAPATELTPAASLKAVCSVTEYPDSCYSSISSLDSTNTTDPEVLFKLSLHVAIKELSKLANELPSKLNATTNDAQVKEALEVCQSVFEDAVDYLNDSISSMEVGRGDKLLSTAKINDMKTWLTTTITDQETCLDALQELNSTFLEDVKTAMQNSTEFASNSLAILAKILGLLADFNTPIHRRRMLGFELGEFPDWVSHGDRRLLEEGNRMVNLTVAQDGSGDFRTIQAAADAVPKKSETRFVIYVKEGKYLENVIMDKSKWNVMMYGDGKMKTIVSGSLNFVDGTPTFSTATFAVAGRGFIARDMGFINTAGAEKHQAVAFRSGSDRSVFYRCSFDAFQDTLYAHSNRQFYRDCDITGTIDFIFGNAAVVFQNCSIQPRQPLPNQFNTITAQGKKDPNQNSGISIQKCFFSPLDNLTASTYLGRPWKNFSTTVIMQSQIESFLNPLGWMSWVPNVEPPSTIFYAEYQNAGPGSIVDKRVKWVGFKPTLTSDEAGKFTVDSFIQGSDWLPETDVGYDASF from the exons ATGGATTCGATCGAGTCCTTCAAGGGCTATGGCAAGGTAGATGAGCTTGAAGAGCAAGCATTCCGGAAAAGGACTCGCAGGCGTCTCATCATCCTCGTTATCTCTTCCGTCGTCCTTTTGACCGTGATCATCGGAGCTGTTGCCGGAACCTTGATTCACAAGCGTAATTCATCGCCCTCTTCCAACTCGGCTCCCGCCACCGAGTTGACCCCGGCTGCGTCACTCAAAGCTGTGTGCAGCGTGACTGAGTATCCAGACTCGTGCTACTCCAGCATCTCCTCCCTGGACTCCACCAACACCACCGACCCGGAGGTCCTCTTTAAGCTCTCTCTGCACGTCGCCATCAAGGAGCTGTCCAAGCTCGCCAACGAGTTACCGTCCAAGCTGAATGCTACCACCAATGACGCCCAAGTTAAGGAAGCTCTAGAAGTCTGCCAAAGCGTTTTCGAAGATGCGGTGGACTATCTCAATGACTCAATTTCATCCATGGAAGTTGGTCGGGGCGATAAGCTCTTATCTACGGCCAAAATCAATGACATGAAAACGTGGCTGACCACCACCATCACCGACCAAGAAACCTGCTTGGACGCTCTCCAAGAACTCAACTCCACGTTTCTTGAAGATGTAAAAACCGCCATGCAGAACTCCACCGAGTTTGCTAGCAATAGTTTGGCTATTTTGGCCAAGATTCTCGGTTTACTAGCCGACTTTAACACTCCCATCCATCGGAGGAGGATGCTTGGGTTTGAACTAGGAGAATTTCCGGATTGGGTTAGCCACGGTGACCGGAGGTTACTCGAGGAGGGCAACAGGATGGTGAATCTGACGGTGGCGCAGGACGGAAGCGGGGACTTTAGGACAATACAAGCAGCGGCGGATGCGGTGCCAAAGAAGAGCGAAACGAGATTTGTGATATATGTGAAGGAAGGAAAATACTTGGAGAACGTGATAATGGACAAGAGCAAGTGGAATGTGATGATGTATGGGGATGGCAAGATGAAGACCATTGTCTCCGGCAGCCTGAACTTCGTGGACGGAACTCCCACCTTCTCCACTGCCACTTTCG CTGTTGCGGGGAGGGGGTTCATTGCAAGAGACATGGGGTTCATTAACACTGCTGGTGCTGAAAAGCACCAGGCAGTGGCATTCCGGTCTGGCTCCGACCGCTCGGTGTTTTACAGGTGCTCATTTGATGCTTTCCAGGACACCCTCTACGCTCACTCCAACCGCCAGTTCTACCGTGACTGTGACATTACCGGCACCATCGACTTCATCTTCGGCAATGCTGCTGTGGTCTTCCAGAACTGCAGCATCCAGCCCAGGCAGCCCCTACCCAACCAGTTCAACACCATCACGGCTCAGGGCAAGAAGGACCCCAATCAAAATAGTGGCATTTCAATCCAGAAATGTTTCTTCAGTCCTCTGGATAATCTCACAGCTTCAACTTACCTCGGCCGGCCTTGGAAAAACTTCTCCACCACAGTTATTATGCAGTCTCAAATTGAGTCATTCTTGAATCCATTAGGGTGGATGTCATGGGTCCCCAATGTTGAACCGCCCAGCACCATCTTCTATGCAGAGTACCAAAATGCTGGGCCTGGATCCATTGTAGATAAAAGGGTTAAATGGGTTGGTTTCAAACCCACTCTAACGTCAGATGAGGCTGGCAAATTCACTGTGGATTCCTTTATTCAGGGTAGTGATTGGTTACCAGAAACAGATGTGGGTTATGATGCGTCTTTCTGA